One Microcaecilia unicolor chromosome 8, aMicUni1.1, whole genome shotgun sequence DNA window includes the following coding sequences:
- the SOX8 gene encoding transcription factor SOX-8, giving the protein MLNMSEEQQEEAALAVPCSPTGSSSSLSHADSDSDSPLSPAGSEGRGSQRQSAGTGMQLLSKVDPEVVDERFPACIRDAVSQVLKGYDWSLVPMPVRGNGSLKAKPHVKRPMNAFMVWAQAARRKLADQYPHLHNAELSKTLGKLWRLLSESEKRPFVEEAERLRVQHKKDHPDYKYQPRRRKSVKTGQSDSDSGAELSHHQGNQTYKTDSGLGGMGETHHHSDHAGQTHGPPTPPTTPKTDLHRSKQELKHEGRRLGDSSRQNIDFSNVDISELSSEVIGTIETFDVHEFDQYLPLNGHAVLPSDPNQNTSAGSYATPYSHSAGGNSAAASVWTHKSPSSVSSSSSNESVQQRPHIKTEQLSPSHYSDQSHGSPAHSDYGSYSTQACASVVPSASTAASFSSSQCDYTDLQSSNYYSPYSGYPSSIYQYPYFHSSRRPYATPILNGLSIPPSHSPTANWDQPVYTTLTRP; this is encoded by the exons ATGCTGAACATGAGCgaggagcagcaggaggaggcGGCGCTGGCGGTTCCCTGCAGCCCAACGGGCAGCAGCAGCTCTTTGTCCCACGCCGACTCGGACTCGGATTCTCCCTTGTCCCCGGCCGGTTCGGAGGGTCGAGGCTCTCAGCGCCAGTCCGCTGGCACCGGCATGCAGCTTCTGTCCAAGGTCGATCCGGAGGTGGTGGACGAGCGCTTCCCCGCCTGCATCCGCGATGCAGTGTCCCAGGTGCTGAAGGGCTACGACTGGAGCCTGGTGCCCATGCCGGTGCGGGGCAACGGGTCCCTGAAGGCCAAGCCGCATGTCAAGAGACCGATGAACGCCTTCATGGTGTGGGCACAGGCTGCTCGCAGGAAGCTGGCTGACCAGTACCCGCATCTGCACAACGCTGAGCTCAGCAAGACGCTGGGCAAGCTCTGGCG tttGTTGAGTGAAAGCGAGAAACGACCCTTTGTGGAAGAGGCCGAGCGGCTGAGGGTTCAACATAAGAAGGATCACCCGGATTATAAATACCAGCCACGCAGGAGGAAGAGCGTGAAGACTGGTCAGAGCGACTCGGATTCGGGAGCAGAGCTCAGCCATCACCAGGGGAATCAGACCTACAAGACAGACAGTGGGCTAGGAGGCATGGGAGAAACCCACCATCACAGCGATCacgcag GTCAGACCCATGGACCTCCCACACCACCTACCACCCCTAAAACAGATCTTCATCGAAGCAAGCAAGAGCTGAAACATGAAGGCCGCCGCCTAGGGGACAGCAGTCGCCAGAACATTGACTTCAGCAATGTTGACATCTCTGAACTGAGCAGTGAGGTCATTGGCACCATAGAAACCTTTGATGTACATGAATTTGACCAGTATTTGCCactaaatggccatgcagtgCTTCCGTCTGACCCCAACCAGAATACCTCTGCTGGGTCTTATGCCACACCTTATTCTCATTCTGCTGGTGGCAACAGTGCAGCAGCTTCTGTATGGACTCACAAAAGCCCATCTTCGGTATCCTCGTCCTCATCCAATGAGTCGGTTCAACAGAGGCCACATATTAAGACAGAGCAGCTCAGCCCCAGTCATTACAGTGACCAGTCACATGGATCACCAGCTCATTCCGATTACGGGTCCTACAGTACTCAAGCTTGTGCCTCAGTAGTGCCCAGTGCATCAACCGCAGCCTCTTTCTCCAGCTCCCAGTGTGACTATACGGACCTCCAGAGTTCCAACTACTACAGTCCTTATTCTGGCTACCCCTCGAGCATTTATCAGTACCCATATTTCCACTCCTCAAGACGCCCTTACGCCACACCCATCCTGAATGGGTTGTCCATTCCGCCATCTCACAGTCCCACCGCCAACTGGGACCAGCCAGTCTACACAACCCTGACAAGACCTTAA